aggtaccggtgttggattggtgtggacaaaattaaaaaatctggggttatgcaatttttaactggagaaactcagcaagtctgacagcacctGGGGAGAGAAGGCAGAATTAACGTTGGGAGTCCAAtgaccttcttcagaactgaggtgctttagagtcacagagatatacagcatggaaacagacccttcggtctaacccgtccatgccgaccagatatcccatcccaatctagtcccacctgccagcacccagcccatatccctccaaacccttcctattcatatacccatccaaatgcctcttaaatgttgcaattttaccagcctccaccacttcctctggcagctcattccatacacgtaccactctctgtgtgaaaaagttgccccttaggtctcttttatacctttcccttctcaccctaaacctatgccccctagttctagactccccaaccccagggaaaagactttacctatttaccctatccatgcccctcataattttgtaaacctctataaggtcacccctcagcctccgatgctccagggaaaacagccccagcctgttcagcctctccatgtagctcaaatcctccaaccctggcaacatccttgtaaatcttttctgaaccctttcaagttttacaacgtCCTTCCGATAGGTCTGCTCGACATTGTCATTTTAAAACATTCGCGTGCATTTTCCTCGGCCACTCCCCCAATGGCGGCTTGGGGATGTTGTGGTCCTACAGACGTTGCGAGTGCAAGTTGTTGTTGTACCGGAATTTCCTTTCTGGGCGCCAGTAGGAAGTGCAGAGAAAAGTGCACCTTGATTCTAAATTGAGCTCAAATTTCCCGTGAACCTCATCAGAACAAGGCCGGATGTAAAATCGGTGCAAATCGCTGTCAACAGCGGTGTCCCAGGAAAATGCTGAGAGACATGAGGCTTTCAGCTCATCAACCATCAGTGCAGTCCCAGTATGTTTAATAAACCaataccggggggggggggggggggtaaatgtTTTAATGGTACTCGTGCTTTGAAATTGCATTAATCCAACCAGAAAATGCAGGAGAGAATAATTATATTAAATGCTAAAGAAATGCACAGGAAATTAAGATTTTTTTGCGCTGCGGCACCTGTAAGTCTGATCAAAAAATGCCCCAAACAAGTGCACTTGGAGGATCCTTGAGTATGTAATACGAGGGTTGGATAGGGCAGGGGCGTGAATAGCGGGCTAACGAAGATGGCTAAATGTGCGTATACTGTAAACGTTTGCAATTCATTTGTGCCCATGTGTTTTTACAAGGATGAGAATTTAGTTTGCACCCTGTATTTGCAAATATGAAGGAAATAGCAGGCCTTGGGAATTTATCAACCTATACTCTTGAGTTATTGTTTCCGTATATCTTTTTGTAATCCTGCAATTTACTGCAAGATTGATACACACACTTACAATACTTAGATGTTGACCCTTCAGTGCTTTCAGACAAAGAAGTTGACATTTGAATGCAGAGGATATTGAAAGGCTtagagatgggggggggaatgCGGGTGAAACTGTGGGGGCAAAGTTACCTGGCAATTGTCAGAAGCAGTAAGAAAGTTGTGGAGCTTTTAGAACTTGCTCATTTCTTATTGTGACAGACTGGCAGGCGACAGGGAAAGTGCTGGgtttctcactttctccaggaaTTGTAGAATGAATTTAACCTAAAAGAGTGTGGCTGTGCCTAGGTTTCTTTTCTGcttcccccccgcccccaggAGTGTGGGAATAGAAGTGAGAAACAGGAGCATTGAATGCAGCCTCCTGGGCCAGGAGCAGTGGGGAGCCGCTCAGATGCCACTGATCCGAAGCCAGTGAATGAAAAGGGGATTAAGAAATGTTCTTATTTGCAATTCACAGAGATGCACCCTGTTGAACCGTCCGTAATATTTcaaaacagattttttttgttggggtgggagagtccttCCATTGTGTCAGAACCCTGCTACTTTCCTCCTTTTATTTTAAAGTTGGTTACATTCCCTTTGTCTAAAACGGCAACAATTCCTTTCTGTGTGATGTGTTGCAACTTTGTAACATTTCCACAGCCTGGGTGCAGCATGTATCGAATCCAGTTGTAACTTGTGGCTTGAGAGGAGCAAGGGAGGCGGCTGTTCTCCCCCCGCCACGCCAACTGAACCTTTTGTTAAcgaggtgaggggtgaccttggaaAATATCGAGGTTCGGAAAAAGAGCATTTCACAAACACACCTCTCGGCCAATCCTGGAACCTATCCGCCCGCGGAAAAAAAAAGTAAAGCTGAAGCAAGTCCATCCGTTTTCTCATTATGATTCAATCTCACAAAGCAAGATTTTTTTTCACAAAATGATAAACACCATAGATTTTAATAAGATTCCCATTcattcaaccccccccccccgacaaagAAACAACTTTTTTTCTATCCACGGTTAAATATGTAAATAAAATGTCTAAAGTCATTCTTCAAAGAACACAAAAGAAGAAAAGACCAGCGACCGACAGCCATAAAATTCCTGCAATTCTCCGTAACACCAGTCGCCGGGGGTCCGTCTCTGTCGGAGCGATCCAGCGGGGATCCTGCTATTTGCATAAAGGCAGAGGTTTCAAATCCCGACCCAAAAAAAATATCTTTTCAGCTTCAGGCATCAAAGAGCCTTTTCATTTATTAGCAACAGAATTATCTTAGTCAGTGGCTgatttccacctctctctctctgagatgcTGCTGTGCTGTAGGCAGCCGATGGTTTTCCAGTTGAATTGACTGGCTTAGATAGGAAGCTGTTAAGAGAAAGATAAATACTCTGGGGAAATATGCAGCTTTGCAAATGTAACAATGCCTGAATAAACATACTTCTTTTTAAAGAAACACAATAATAAAAGGCTACAGTCAGCGACTTTTTTCGTAACAGCGAAATTCTAGGATATTGACCAGGACTGGGTCCTTGGTGAATAACTTTTAATAGCGAAATATCAACTTAGATCCAAGCTGCTAAGTTTGCAAACTGATCTTGATGTTTTATTCCTTTGTATTTATGGAGCTGAGGTGGGGGAGCGAGGTCGCTGCTTGCGGCATTTCAAACTTTCTGAAAGTTAAATATCAGGTCAACAGGAGTTTGTGCGTTTTGCCCAGGCTCTGGCCTCGAACGCTGTGGCTTCGCTGGCTGGAGCTGCCTGGAAGTTCACGCTGTCTGCTTGAACGACCCATCTCCGGGTGATAGGAACGCACTTTCGCGCAAGGAAGCGATAAAATCACTGAGTGGTCatgggtggggggtgagagaatATCTGCTTCTGCATTTCCCTCAACCAAAGTGGCGGAAATCCAGTCAGTATCAGATGAATGGCAGGCGCCCGTGTGGTTGTTTGGCCAATCTTTTGATGatcaacaccgccccccaccccgccctttctctctctctctctctctttgctgctCTTTTTTTTCGCCCGAGTCTCAGAGACGGTCCGCCCCCTCTTAGCTCACTTCACAGTTGCCAGTCAGAGAGCTGCCTCtgtaagtgagtgagagagagtgtgtgtgtgtttacttcCTTTCTACCTGTGTCCCACCAGCGCACGGGAAACAGCCCTTTTGAAGTGAAAGCGAGAGGACACACTTGCGGATCCTTGGGACTGTTTTGCCTTTTGCTGAGGAGGGGGACGCCGAAACAGCCATCCCTCCCGACCCACCTCCCCCCGCCCCTGGATTTCTTTTATATCCAGTTTTTGTCGTTGGAACCTTCTGTTCGGAGAACTCGCCTTGCTGTCCAGGGTTTGCATCACTGAAGTCAAGCACTGGGACAAGTTTGAATGGGAGAAAAAGTTTAAGCAGAGAGACGATTGGAGCAGCTGGTTGTACTAATTGGTTTGGAAGGGAGTtgggtggaggaggagggggtgggggtggggggtgaaggagggggaagaGGTTTGAGATGGGACGGCTGGTCAGAGTGAGTTGCCTGTACACCCTGACCTGGTGGTGGTCGATCCTGGGCAACCTGGCGATCAGCTCGATCGAATCGGAGCGctctgagagagagggcagatgcCAGGCCATTGACATCCCCATGTGCCGGGACATCGGCTACAATATGACCCGCATGCCCAACCTGATGGGGCATGAGGACCAGCGCGAAGCGGCCATCAAACTGCACGAGTTCGCGCCCCTGGTCGAGTACGGCTGCCACACTCACCTCAAGTTCTTCCTGTGCTCCCTGTACGCGCCCATGTGCACCGAGGAGGTCTCCATGCCCATCCCCGCCTGCCGGGTCATGTGCGAGCAAGCCCGCCTCAAGTGCTCGCCCATCATGGAGCAGTTCAGCTTCCGCTGGCCTGACTCCCTGGACTGCACCCAGCTGCCCAACAAGAACGACCCCAACTACCTGTGCATGGAGGCGCCCAGGAACGGCTCCGACGACGCCCCCCGCGGCTCCAGCGTCCTGCCGCCCGTCTACCGGCCCCACCTCCGGGGAGGCAGCAGCCCCCAGGAGCTCTTCCCCTTCTCCCATGAGAGCCCCTCCAAGGCGGCCTGCGAGAACTACGACAAGTTCCACCGGGTGGAGAAGAGCGCGTCGTgcgcccctctctgttccccctcagtGGACGTTTACTGGGCCGCCCAGGACAAGAGGTTCGCCTTCGTCTGGATCGCCGTCTGGTCGCTGGTCTGCTTCTTCTCCAGCGCCTTCACCGTCCTCACCTTCCTGATCGACCCTCAGCGCTTCAAGTACCCGGAGAGGCCCATCATCTTCCTGTCCATGTGTTACTGTGTCTACTCTGTGGGCTACATCATCCGCCTGTTCGCTGGAGGGGACAGCATTGCCTGTGACAGGGACAGTGGCCACCTCTATGTCATCCAGGAGGGCTTGGAGAGCACCGGCTGTACCATCGTCTTCCTGGTCCTCTACTATTTTGGCATGGCCAGTTCCCTCTGGTGGGTTATCCTCACACTGACATGGTTCCTGGCTGCCGGCAAGAAATGGGGCCATGAGGCTATCGAAGCCAACAGCAGCTACTTCCACCTGGCCGCCTGGGCAATCCCTGCCATCAAAACCATCATCATCCTGGTGATGAGACGTGTGGCCGGAGATGAGCTGACCGGCATCTGTTATGTGGGCAGCATGGACGTCAATGCATTGACTGGCTTTGTGCTCATCCCGCTGGCTTGTTACCTGATCATTGGCACCTCGTTCATTTTGTCTGGCTTCGTGGCGCTGTTCCACATCAGGAGAGTCATGAAGACAGGTGGTGAGAACACGGATAAACTGGAAAAACTGATGGTGAGAATAGGTGTTTTCTCGGTGTTGTACACTGTCCCCGCCACCTGCGTCATCGCCTGTTATTTCTATGAGCGCCTCAACATGGACTATTGGAAGCTGTTAGCAACGCGGGAGAAATGCAAAGGGGGCAACAATTCGAAACCTCTGGACTGCACCATGAGCAGCTCCATCCCAGCGGTGGAGATTTTTATGGTCAAGATATTCATGCTTTTGGTGGTGGGGATCACCAGCGGCATGTGGATTTGGAGTTCCAAGACCCTGCAGTCTTGGCAGAACATTTGCAGCAGAAGATTCAGAAGAAGGGTCCGCAGGAAACCTGCCAGCGTAATTACCAGCAGTAGTGGGGTTTCCTACGGAAAAGCTCAACCTCCTTTGAAAGCACATGGGAAATATGAACCCGCACTCCCACCAACTTGTGTTTGAAATGAGTATTGCCCCGAACATGAGTTtgtccctctcttttccccttcttGGTTTGTGTATAGGGTTGGTCCAGGAGGCAAATGACCCAAAACGGGGAATCTGAAGACAACTTGCCTACAATGACAATGTTAAGGAAAAATAGATTCTATTGCTGGCAGCACTGCTAACTTGGGCTGGACGCAGAGGTTCAAATAAAGGTTAAACTATTGGAGGAACCTGTGACGTCTAAAACGTTTGGAGCTCAAAATCATCAGAGATGTGTGTGCTCCTACAGCATGTGTTCTGCTGTAATTCTGGATTGATTTAACAGTTCAATCATCATATTTTGTCCAGCTCAGCAACTATTTACCTTTTAAAATGAAGCCTTCAGGGATAAGTAGGGTCTCTTCAAAAGATTCAGTATCTTGTGGATAAGCAATATTCTGCTGAAGATGGGCAGTTTTAACAATGTGCAAtagtttctttttctctctcttttcaacAATCAGCTGCAGATAAAAGGCTCACAAAGAATCTTCTTCTGACAAAAGAACTTAGAGGTATGGGCGACAGAAGTTCTTTAATGACACATTTTGCTTTCTGATGGAAATCAGGCCAGTGTCAGACAAGTTGAACTGATTTGTAAACGGGCGATTCAAAGAGACCCACGAAGCTTATCGACTCGTCTTATTGTAAAGCTAATTCTAGCCATGAATAGATCAACAAGCACTAGATAAAACAAAGAGTTTGTGTGGACAGGGAGCCCCTGTGATCTTGTAGCTCTTCACTTGCTTTGTGAAGCACATTGGGACATTTGTATATATTTGTAAAATATAATTGTTGTCAAGTTTGTctattttataaaataaaatgTTTCTTTAGTTTGGCAAGAAATCTGCTGAATATGTGACAATTCTTAAAAAGCAATCGTTTCATGGCAGACTGTGTAGAAAGGCAATGCCTGGGGTTAAAATGCAAAGCTACTGCCTGCTAAACTTGATTTATTGCTGCTACGTGAAGGCAGAATATTAAAGAAAAGGGCAGGTCAGACCTGTTGTGAACAGAATTTGCGTGACGTTAGTTAATTAAAGTTGTAAGTAATTGGAGCTGCTGTGATGTTCCATTTTATATTGACTATAACATAATGGCatactttaaaatatttaaaaagggatAGTGTTTTACTAAATGCCATAGTCAGCCCAGCTGTAAAGTTAATTAAACTATGCTGATTTGTATTACCACTCCTAACGGGTTGCTTAGAGCAAAATACAGTAATGCAGCAACTGAGATTCTGCCACTTCAAAAACAAACATTTATCACGGTGAAGAACAGCCTCAACAAAGTACCCTTTAATATATTGTAGAAATATAGAACAACAGATACAAGcaccttttttaaaagaaattcccTAACAATCACATTTTGTGATGAAATAAACTTTCGCTTTAAAATGCAATCAGTTTGAGAGGACTGAAGATTGTCATATCCACTGGGAGGGTTTACTGTGTTTAACTGCAGTGTTTGGTTGGTTGAGTGCCTCACACAATGACACAGTAACAAAACTCACATGCATTATTTTAATTGGATTTGCAACAAGGGAACGGTGAATGGTCGGCAAAAAACATCTTGATTTAATCTGCAGGAAACACAAACCTCTGTGAAGTCCTTGTAATTAAAGAGCTGACATGTCATATAATTCAAAAACAGTTTAAAACACCAGAGTTACAGAATGTTAGGAAGAATCAGTGGCAACTCTTTGCTCCTTCAGTCTCAGACTTGTCACTTGATGGAGGATAGTCAAAAAATGGAAACCCAGGTGGAATGTGAGGAAACTGTGACATTGCCCGATTTTCCATGAAACAGGAGGCTAGATGAGGTTATAGATAACAGGCTGAGGGTGAGGGTGAATGACAGCCTTATCTCTCACCAAACTCCTACCAACCTCCTGAAAGGACTGCCTTTATATTTCCAGCCTATGTAAATATATACATTGAACTTGTCAAGGTAGTTGGAGTGAATGAAAGAGActgttgtctgagtttgttttggGTCTTTTTTTTGCCCTCTAGTTTGTTTGGATCTATCAACTTATCTTAGTCAGACCTCTGTGCCCTTTCAAAAATGTCACTGTTCACATGGATGGTTTAGGGAAGGGATTGTTTTGCAGAAAGAAGTTTGGAATTGACAAGGTAACTAGAACCCATAAATAAAGGGATTGGGCCAATATCCCAACCAGGGCACAAAGAAAGTATCACTTTTCAGCGGCAGTATTGAGTGTGGATTATTTCCATCATTGCTGGGAGTGTTTGTATTTCTCCAACCCCAGTGGAATGTGCAGTCTATTAATTATCATTCAATGATAACAAATTATATACAGATTTTTAATGAGGCGAAAATCTGTTCCACGTTGCGTGTTGTAAACAGCCAGCCCTTTTGGAGGCCAGTGATTGTGATTAGACAGTATTTCTGCTTCCTTTGATCAGACCTGACAGGTTCAGTAGATCTCCACAGCCCTGTGGCCTGAAGGCTCACAGCAACACCTGTTTGGAAATCCAGATCAGCCAGAAGCCAGCTGCCTCTCTCCCGGCACTGCCAGATCCTGTCTGGAAGAAAAAATCTTCTTGGTACAACTTCCAGCAGGTCCTCATTACCTCGACGAGCAGCGTGTTtcttgtttgaggtttggtgattTTACCATCCCAGCAAGATCCCAATTTTTAAACCAGAATTGTTTGCTCAATTAAAATTAACTTTAAACATGTTGCGACAGAAAAGAAAGAGTCAATTTTAAGAGAATTAAATTAATCCATCAGAAAGTTACAGCTTTTGCAAGCGTATTCCAAATAAGTTCAACCTTAAAGGACAGCTACATACACAAAATAAATAGCTATTTCTTTTGCTTGTATATAAATGATCAGTCACTTGAAAGAAATTCAGATAAAGAAGATCATTGCATATGTCTTTAATGCAATTGAAATATGAACAATCTTTGCACTTCCCCTTCAAAGTTTGTTGCTACAGGACCTCCTCAGATGGAGACCATAACCTTTCAAGAATAGCAGACAACTGCAGGGTTTTTTTGCTAATCTTGTGAGGTATATTATTTTGTGACAACTTCTGATGATCTTTGCACGCTGATTATTAAATAATTGGTTTTTTATGTTTTTTGTAAAAGCAAGTTGCAAATTGCAATTCCAAAGCTTGGATCAAAAAATGGATGTATATCCATTTGAACTTGGGTTTTTTCTGTTCTTTCAATTTTATTGGTACCTTTAAAATTAAAAAATGTTACAGCTGTGATTATGAAAGTAAGTTTTAAAAATGGAGTATCAGAACAAACCAAGGTCGCGTCATTATGTATACTTCAACCTAGTCGTACTGTTAAGTGTGATTTTATAAATAGAATATTATTTGTGACTGTTTCAAGATACTTCTGGGGAGAAATTGAAATTTTTTTCATAGAAGATTAAATGTCATTAAAATAGAGTAAgtatgaaaaaaaaaatccaattttCAATTTGTTCAAGGATGCAAAGTAGAGTTTTGATGTTTCTTCAGAGCAGATCAAATTAAACTTTTTCATTTGAGCTGAGGTGTGGACagtgaatgtttattgcccatccctgaatgCCCTAAGTACATAGCAATTGTTTAGGCCCCTTCAAAAAGACTCATTTAACTGCATTAAATGAGACTAAGTCACCCAGGCTGTATAAAATAGAAGaaaagatttccttccctgaaggacatttgtAAATCAGTTGAACTCTAGTTGTCAGGCTTTTCTGCTGCATATACAGAAACAATTctactgaacaaattcagttttACAGATTGCACTCATAACCTCCAGTTGTTACTCCAGTACTATAGCTAGGATGCCCAGAACAGTATTGCAGGCTATAAAGACATTCTTGATTGTGTTTTTAGCTTCAGTGTGTTATTTTATGTAGTGTTTTTGAATGCTCCCAACTCTACATGTGAATGTGACTAATGCGATAGTACGATATCCTGAGTAGACATTATGTCAGCTAATTAGACATTGATCATGTGAAGACTAAGTAGTGGATATCAGCAGATAATTTGGTTTTGATGGTCCTTGTTATTAGTGAAGCCCAATATTCCTTTATGTCCATATGTCCAACAGGGATAATGTATAATGTAAGCCATATGACGTTATAGATTTCTCACCTTATCACTACAGTATTTTCAaagatttaaaatatttatgCTATTTTACTTTTGTATTGTGCAACAACAAATCTTTTGCCTCTTCTCTGGTTAGTAATTTGTTCTGATCAAACTGGTGCTTACAAATCTTGTGCCCTTTCAATATTTTTCCAGAAGCTTTATTTTGAAATGTAAGACAAATGTATTTTCCAACATTGAAACATAGGCAATGATATTCTTAATACAATGGATTCAGGATTGCTACACAGTAAACTTAATGTAAGACTTTTCCAACTTTCTTTAAGTTTATTGTAATACTAAATAGCTTTTGCTGTGTTTTTACCTACATCAGGTTATAGTTAGTGTTACTGGAGTTGAGTATTGAAATGTGTTTGCAATTACTGTTTATAACCTGTGAATGGTAGGTTAGCAAATGTATTTAATGAAGAAGCTAGTGTCAGGTCAGTGTTAGCCAGCAAGACCAAGCGAAGTAGCAAACAGAAGATTTGCTAAGAATACTGATCGCATCACTCTAATGATCGCTATTCAGTGGAAAAATGCATTAAACTGCTTGAAAACATGGGGAGAAACAAAACTGGAGAGAAAAAGCATTTACTGTATATAGCAATTCTCATGGCTTTGGAAAGCTCCTAAGTGTTTTACAGGTGAGAAGTAGTTTTAAAGAATATTCACTGTTGAAATGTAAGGAAAGCAACAGAAATTTGCACATAGTAGGGTTCCATAAATACTAGATAATGACTAGATAATCTGTTTTAGTTGTTGTTGTTCACGTGACTGGAGAAATAGTTATAATTTGATGTTGACGTTAGCAATCCATTTAAAGGCCTCAGCTGGCACAGTTAAATGGCAGTGATGCCACAAGGAATGGATCTTTCAGGTCTGGTTTCGTTAGTCACATTCACAGTTTTAGCAGTTCCTCTCACCAAATCCTCCCAGGCACATCCTTGAATTGTGAGGGCTATCCAGACATTCTGCGGAAGGTGAGTTTGTCACTCAGGCTAGTTACCAGCTAACAGCTGGTGATgtttgcagctgttcaagaagtgTGTCATTGTGATGTTTGTCGAGGGCGAAATGTGTTCCAGTAGGAGGCGACGGTGTTTCAGAGGCCATATGTCTGACGTAGTCCCTTTACTCAGAGactagtaggggtgtggaatgcactgcctgcaacagtagtagactcgccaactttaacggcatttaaatggtcattggtagACATAtgaacaagaatggaatagtgtaggatggatgggcttcaggttggtttcacaggtcggtgcaacatcgagggccaaagggtctgtactgcgctgtgatgttctgtgttctagacAGGTGCATTGGTTTCCTTCTTGAGGCCAGTGAGAGTGTTTGTTTGCTGTCAACCAGTGATGTTCTTCGAGAGAGTTATTTGCCCAACAAACATCAAAGGTTCAGATGGACTAGTGCAGGAAGCCACTCAAACTGTGTTGGGCCTGTTTCTCCACAAATAATCTTCACGACTTCCTGGAGCTGGATATTGACTATTTGTGTGTAGCAATCCCTCAGTGAGGTTGAGCAGTAGTATTCTATGTTGGATAGACCAGGACAAGTAAAGTGAGGAGGTTCTGCTCCCATAGCTGGTACCCACCAGTTTACATTTGAGGTTCATTCATATTTTGATCTTATTTCCAGTTTTCCGGAGTCATTGCCAGTCAATCAGTGTGGTTTTGGTGGTATTTTGGTTTTGGATCAGTGGGTGAATGGTTGACCACCAAACCAGGAATAAGTTACCCAGGTGGAAAGATGAAATACAGTCTTggcagtgtttttttttcctaagTCTGCATTTTATAAAATGGGTTTCCATGACATTTTAATGCTGTTGGTTGAGAGATAAAGATGGAGATAAGGTGACAGGAACAACTGTCCTTTTCCCTTTCAGAATGTAATCTGGTGAATTTATGCAGCGCTTGCCAATTGTGCTGCATTGGAGTGGTCAAATATTTAAGACTTTGGAGTGGAAATTGAATTGACAATAGTGCAGAAATATTAAAATATATCGCTAGTTATTATATTTTATAATAATAAATTTAGCATGATAAAATATTCCATATGGCACTGAGTCATAAAAGAGAATGTTGGGTTTAATGATCAAGGTTTCAGTCAAAGGGATATGTTCTTAAAAAAGTGTTttgaaagaggaaagagaaatggaggGTTTAGGACAGAATTTGCAAGCTTAGGTCTAAGGCAACTGACAGTACAGTCACCAGTTGTGTCCATGAAGATGCTTAAGAGCCCAGATTTAAATGAATGTAAACCCCTCGAAGAACTTGAGTATTGCTAAAGATACATTTTGTAAAAGCTTtctatcttgcactcatcagaacaaTTCACAATAAATACCAAAGCAAACGATAAATAGCATTTATACTGTATCAGAGGACATGCTGATTGATTAGCATGTCAAATCTGATTGGTTGAGATGTCATGGAAAATCATGGCAGTTAACTATCAGTCATTGTTTGCCTTGGAGAATGTACCAGTCAATAATCAGAATCCACTTGCAAAActaccaatcagagtcaaccACTTGCTGTACAAATGTTGTTTTCTTCTTCTGCTGTTTTTGCAAATGTCCTAAGaagtgcaagatgaaaaacttcaacaaaatgtgtctttttttcagcaatactcaaattTGTACCCAAAAATGATTACGTACATCATGGAGAAATGTGGGATTGTGAAGGTTATAA
The window above is part of the Chiloscyllium punctatum isolate Juve2018m chromosome 17, sChiPun1.3, whole genome shotgun sequence genome. Proteins encoded here:
- the fzd10 gene encoding frizzled-10 — protein: MGRLVRVSCLYTLTWWWSILGNLAISSIESERSEREGRCQAIDIPMCRDIGYNMTRMPNLMGHEDQREAAIKLHEFAPLVEYGCHTHLKFFLCSLYAPMCTEEVSMPIPACRVMCEQARLKCSPIMEQFSFRWPDSLDCTQLPNKNDPNYLCMEAPRNGSDDAPRGSSVLPPVYRPHLRGGSSPQELFPFSHESPSKAACENYDKFHRVEKSASCAPLCSPSVDVYWAAQDKRFAFVWIAVWSLVCFFSSAFTVLTFLIDPQRFKYPERPIIFLSMCYCVYSVGYIIRLFAGGDSIACDRDSGHLYVIQEGLESTGCTIVFLVLYYFGMASSLWWVILTLTWFLAAGKKWGHEAIEANSSYFHLAAWAIPAIKTIIILVMRRVAGDELTGICYVGSMDVNALTGFVLIPLACYLIIGTSFILSGFVALFHIRRVMKTGGENTDKLEKLMVRIGVFSVLYTVPATCVIACYFYERLNMDYWKLLATREKCKGGNNSKPLDCTMSSSIPAVEIFMVKIFMLLVVGITSGMWIWSSKTLQSWQNICSRRFRRRVRRKPASVITSSSGVSYGKAQPPLKAHGKYEPALPPTCV